A stretch of the Snodgrassella alvi genome encodes the following:
- the cysE gene encoding serine O-acetyltransferase, whose amino-acid sequence MNLPDAAQAETLWQTIRRETEYAVRNEPILASFLHLSVLRHKNFARMLAFHLSTKMSSAVMDARALFEIYLEALEQDSAIIHAALADIVAYYERDPACDTYSLPLLYYKGFHAIQTHRINHWLWQQNRHTLAYFLQNRASEVLGVDIHPAASMGYGIMIDHGTGVVIGETAVLGNNISLLHGVTLGGSGKESGDRHPKISDGVMIGANASVLGNIRVHTCAKVGAGSVVVNDVPEYSTVVGVPARVISKTDNHESPAQEMDQRI is encoded by the coding sequence ATGAACTTACCTGACGCTGCACAGGCCGAAACCCTGTGGCAAACCATTCGTCGAGAAACTGAATATGCAGTGCGCAACGAACCCATTTTGGCCAGCTTTCTGCATTTGAGCGTATTGCGACATAAAAACTTTGCCCGCATGCTCGCTTTTCATCTGTCCACCAAAATGTCCAGTGCGGTGATGGATGCGCGTGCATTGTTCGAAATATATTTGGAAGCCTTAGAGCAGGATTCGGCCATTATTCATGCAGCATTGGCGGATATCGTAGCCTATTATGAGCGCGATCCAGCCTGCGATACTTATTCCTTGCCCTTATTGTATTACAAAGGTTTTCATGCCATTCAAACGCATCGGATAAATCATTGGCTCTGGCAGCAAAACCGCCACACCCTTGCCTATTTCCTGCAAAACCGAGCTTCAGAAGTACTAGGAGTGGATATCCATCCCGCAGCATCAATGGGCTATGGCATTATGATTGACCATGGAACCGGAGTGGTAATTGGTGAAACGGCTGTGCTCGGGAATAACATTTCCTTGCTACATGGCGTCACACTAGGTGGTTCCGGTAAAGAAAGCGGTGACCGGCATCCGAAAATCAGTGATGGGGTAATGATAGGAGCCAATGCATCAGTATTAGGCAATATTCGCGTACATACCTGTGCCAAAGTCGGTGCTGGCAGCGTAGTGGTCAATGATGTACCTGAATACTCTACCGTTGTTGGCGTACCTGCACGGGTTATTAGCAAAACCGATAATCATGAGAGTCCAGCACAGGAAATGGATCAGCGGATTTAA
- the tyrS gene encoding tyrosine--tRNA ligase: protein MTSVVYDLQQRGLIAQTTDAEALDNLLNQQKITLYCGFDPTADSLHIGHLLPILVLRRFQLAGHTPIALVGGATGMIGDPSFKAQERSLNTLETVQEWVAKIRTQLEPFLSFDGNNAAIMANNFDWFGSMNCLDFLRDIGKHFSVNAMLNKESVKQRLSRDDVGISFTEFAYALLQGYDFAELHRRHGAVLQIGGSDQWGNITGGIDLSRRLHQATVYGLTLPLVTKADGTKFGKTEGGAVWLSAEKTSPYQFYQFWLKVADADVYKFLKYFTFLSVAEIESIEAQDKASGTKPEAQRILAEEMTRLIHGEEALAAAERISTSLFAEDQSALTESDFQQLSLDGLPTYTISESINIVQALTTTALAKSNNEARGFISQGAVMVNGQKINTADYIFSDSDKRFGRYTIVRRGKRNHALLIWQ, encoded by the coding sequence ATGACCAGTGTTGTATACGATTTACAGCAACGTGGCCTGATTGCTCAGACCACTGATGCAGAAGCGCTTGATAACTTATTAAACCAGCAAAAAATCACCTTATATTGCGGTTTCGATCCCACTGCAGACAGTCTGCATATCGGCCATCTATTACCTATCTTGGTTCTGCGCCGTTTTCAACTTGCCGGACATACCCCTATCGCCCTTGTAGGCGGCGCTACAGGCATGATTGGCGACCCCAGCTTCAAAGCACAAGAACGTTCACTTAATACACTGGAAACGGTACAGGAATGGGTAGCCAAAATCCGTACCCAGTTAGAACCATTTCTCAGTTTCGATGGCAATAATGCGGCAATCATGGCCAATAATTTTGACTGGTTTGGCAGCATGAACTGTCTGGATTTTCTGCGCGACATCGGTAAGCACTTTTCTGTGAATGCTATGCTGAATAAAGAATCAGTGAAACAGCGTTTAAGCCGTGATGATGTCGGTATTTCATTTACGGAATTTGCCTACGCCCTGCTTCAAGGCTATGATTTTGCTGAATTGCATCGCCGTCATGGTGCCGTATTACAAATTGGCGGTTCAGACCAGTGGGGTAATATAACAGGCGGTATCGATCTGTCACGTCGTCTGCATCAAGCTACCGTTTACGGATTAACCCTACCTCTCGTAACCAAAGCCGACGGTACCAAATTCGGTAAAACCGAAGGTGGCGCAGTATGGCTCAGCGCAGAAAAAACCTCTCCTTATCAGTTCTACCAGTTTTGGCTGAAAGTTGCGGATGCCGATGTCTACAAATTCCTCAAATACTTTACCTTCCTCAGTGTGGCCGAAATAGAATCCATTGAAGCTCAAGATAAGGCCAGCGGTACCAAACCGGAAGCTCAGCGTATTCTGGCTGAAGAAATGACAAGACTGATCCACGGGGAAGAAGCGCTGGCAGCAGCGGAGCGAATTTCTACAAGCTTATTTGCCGAAGACCAAAGTGCGCTTACAGAAAGCGATTTTCAGCAATTATCTCTGGACGGTTTACCCACTTATACAATCAGTGAATCCATCAATATCGTACAAGCATTAACCACAACAGCACTGGCCAAATCCAACAATGAAGCACGCGGCTTCATCAGTCAAGGAGCGGTCATGGTAAACGGACAAAAAATCAACACTGCTGACTATATTTTCAGTGACAGCGACAAACGTTTCGGCCGTTATACCATTGTACGCCGTGGCAAACGCAACCACGCCTTGCTGATATGGCAATAA
- a CDS encoding quinone-dependent dihydroorotate dehydrogenase, translating to MYSLIKSLLFRLDPEKTHYLSLKCLQLLHRYHCGFLLTDGQASANNNQSTRTDSNLIDLMGLTLPNPVGLAAGLDKNGEYIDALSMLGFGFIEVGTVTPLPQAGNPKPRLFRLPEHQAIINRMGFNNYGIDTLIDNIVNSQYRGILGINIGKNAATPIDKATDDYLICLEKAYPYASYITVNISSPNTRNLRSLQSASELDRLLNHLKNRQAQLATRHSRYVPIAVKIAPDLTEDQITALADVALATQIDGIIATNTTIDKTMLGKHRYAQETGGLSGRPVQPQSNQVLRHLSALLEGKIPLIGVGGINTGADAAEKISLGATAIQLYSGLIFRGPKLINECIRACSKLN from the coding sequence ATGTATTCGCTTATAAAATCTTTGTTATTCCGACTGGATCCGGAAAAGACCCATTATCTGTCATTGAAATGTTTACAGCTGCTACATCGTTATCACTGCGGTTTTTTGCTGACAGACGGGCAAGCTTCTGCCAATAACAATCAAAGCACCAGAACAGACAGCAATTTAATAGACTTAATGGGTTTGACTTTACCCAATCCGGTGGGATTAGCGGCTGGTCTGGATAAAAATGGTGAGTATATTGATGCACTGTCAATGTTGGGTTTTGGCTTTATCGAAGTTGGCACCGTTACACCGCTACCACAGGCAGGCAACCCCAAACCGCGTTTATTCCGGTTACCAGAACATCAGGCTATCATTAATCGCATGGGCTTTAATAACTATGGTATCGATACCCTGATTGATAACATTGTAAACAGCCAATATCGTGGCATACTAGGAATTAACATTGGAAAAAATGCTGCCACTCCCATAGACAAAGCCACTGATGATTATCTAATCTGTCTTGAAAAAGCCTATCCTTATGCTAGTTATATAACTGTAAATATTTCATCCCCCAATACACGCAATTTACGCAGTCTGCAAAGTGCCAGCGAATTGGACAGACTCCTGAATCATTTAAAAAACCGGCAGGCGCAGTTAGCAACGCGTCACAGCCGTTATGTCCCCATTGCTGTTAAAATTGCACCAGACCTGACTGAAGACCAAATTACTGCATTAGCAGATGTAGCATTAGCCACCCAGATTGACGGCATTATTGCCACAAATACCACTATAGATAAAACGATGCTGGGTAAGCATCGATATGCACAAGAAACTGGAGGATTATCCGGTCGTCCAGTGCAACCACAAAGTAATCAGGTATTACGCCACCTATCTGCGCTGCTTGAAGGGAAGATTCCTCTTATCGGTGTAGGCGGAATTAACACTGGCGCCGATGCAGCTGAAAAAATCAGCCTTGGTGCCACTGCAATACAGCTGTATTCCGGCCTGATATTTCGTGGCCCCAAGCTCATCAATGAATGTATTCGTGCGTGCAGTAAGCTAAATTAG
- the sppA gene encoding signal peptide peptidase SppA has translation MKINIKGSEPAGSTPEGSSWERNLLEKLLLEVYREQRRNRIWRWFWRLLWLLIFILIIIASSGSSKPTGAHTAVINLEGTISSDNNQADLLRKSLKEVYKNKNVKGIIIRANSPGGSPVISSIAYEEIRYFKAKHASIPLYVVTEDMCASGCYYIASAADKIYADPSSLVGSIGVIGSSFDFTGLIDKLGIKRRVKIAGSNKDMGDPFVPETPEQAQIWQQMLSSIHEQFIQAVQQGRGKRLKIAENPDIFSGRAYTGEEAKKVGLIDDFGNVYTVARDVIGAPDLVDYTAETSWEKRFSKSIGSTMLQNIRGMTDQPW, from the coding sequence ATGAAAATCAATATTAAAGGATCAGAACCAGCTGGTTCAACGCCCGAGGGCAGCAGCTGGGAACGCAATTTACTAGAAAAACTATTGCTTGAAGTATATCGTGAGCAGCGGCGTAATCGAATCTGGCGCTGGTTCTGGCGTCTTCTATGGCTTCTGATTTTTATCTTGATAATTATTGCTTCTTCTGGCAGCAGCAAACCAACCGGTGCCCATACAGCGGTTATTAATTTGGAAGGCACCATCAGCAGTGACAATAATCAGGCCGATTTATTACGTAAAAGCCTGAAAGAAGTGTATAAGAACAAAAATGTCAAAGGAATTATTATTCGTGCTAATAGCCCCGGCGGCTCCCCGGTTATTTCCAGCATCGCATATGAAGAAATTCGATATTTTAAAGCCAAACATGCCAGCATACCTTTATATGTTGTAACTGAAGATATGTGTGCTTCCGGTTGTTACTACATTGCCAGTGCCGCAGATAAAATCTATGCAGACCCGTCTAGTTTGGTCGGCAGTATTGGAGTAATTGGCAGCAGTTTTGATTTTACGGGATTGATTGATAAACTGGGCATTAAACGCCGAGTTAAAATTGCCGGCAGTAATAAAGATATGGGTGACCCTTTTGTTCCCGAAACACCGGAACAGGCACAAATCTGGCAACAGATGTTGAGCAGCATCCATGAACAGTTTATTCAGGCTGTACAACAGGGAAGAGGCAAACGTTTGAAAATTGCTGAAAACCCAGATATCTTCAGTGGCCGTGCGTATACTGGAGAAGAAGCCAAAAAAGTGGGACTGATAGACGATTTTGGCAATGTTTATACTGTCGCACGTGATGTAATCGGTGCACCTGATTTAGTAGATTACACTGCTGAAACCAGCTGGGAAAAACGTTTCAGCAAAAGTATTGGCAGCACTATGCTGCAAAACATCCGCGGCATGACTGATCAGCCTTGGTAA
- a CDS encoding dihydroxyacetone kinase subunit DhaK, with protein MSRFFFNNRKQLIDEAIEGLVISAPHGNLVKLDTDPAIRIVARNDWDKSRVAVISGGGSGHEPAHAGFVGKGMLTAAVCGDLFASPSVDAVFNAIVAVTGEQGCLLIVKNYTGDRLNFGLAAEKAKSHGLKVEMVIVADDISLPENRQPRGVAGTVLVHKIAGYAAEEGKSLAQVRALAQQACDNLWSLGLAMQTCHLPDYMEETRIKDGQVELGLGIHGEPGASVVNTQNSKILIDNLVKSLQHSAGKGRFAVLINNLGGVSSLEMALLTREVAHSSISEQTDWLIGPAPMVTSLDMKGFSLSVLRLNDYFVQALNAPVETQGWQKPVALKPLKKLTCQPVLKQSEYKPSENALAAACITAITDKLIGLESRLNALDAKVGDGDTGTTFAHGAHAIAQQLTQQQLPLNDLPQLLLCIGERLAVVMGGSSGVLMSIFFTAAGQHLQKGSTLIEALLNGLTQMKHYGGADLGDRTLIDALQPALQSWQQHGIKASVQAAREGADKTADMHKAGAGRSSYVNKQNLVSVPDPGAVAVAEVFTVLTELDNK; from the coding sequence ATGTCCAGATTCTTTTTTAACAATCGTAAACAATTAATTGATGAAGCCATTGAAGGTTTGGTGATTTCTGCACCACATGGCAATCTTGTCAAGCTGGATACTGATCCGGCTATCAGAATAGTGGCTCGCAATGACTGGGATAAAAGCCGTGTAGCTGTAATTTCCGGCGGTGGTTCGGGACATGAACCGGCTCATGCTGGGTTTGTGGGCAAAGGTATGTTAACGGCGGCTGTATGCGGTGATTTGTTTGCTTCCCCGAGTGTTGATGCTGTGTTTAACGCCATTGTAGCTGTCACTGGTGAACAGGGTTGTTTGCTGATTGTGAAAAATTATACTGGGGACAGATTAAATTTTGGACTGGCAGCAGAAAAAGCCAAAAGCCATGGCTTGAAAGTGGAAATGGTCATTGTGGCTGACGATATTTCCCTGCCGGAAAATCGCCAGCCACGCGGTGTGGCAGGCACGGTGCTCGTTCACAAAATTGCAGGCTATGCTGCTGAGGAAGGAAAGTCACTAGCACAGGTTCGCGCATTGGCTCAACAGGCTTGTGATAATCTTTGGAGTCTGGGTCTGGCCATGCAAACCTGTCATCTGCCAGACTATATGGAAGAAACACGGATCAAAGACGGGCAGGTAGAGCTTGGATTAGGTATACATGGTGAACCCGGTGCGTCGGTGGTTAATACTCAAAACAGCAAAATTCTTATCGATAATTTGGTGAAGTCTTTACAGCATTCGGCTGGTAAGGGGCGTTTTGCCGTTTTGATCAATAATCTCGGTGGAGTGTCATCTCTGGAAATGGCTTTGCTAACGCGTGAAGTAGCACATTCCTCGATCAGTGAGCAGACTGATTGGCTGATTGGTCCTGCTCCGATGGTTACATCGCTGGATATGAAAGGTTTCTCCCTTTCTGTACTCAGATTAAATGATTATTTTGTTCAGGCACTGAATGCTCCGGTAGAAACACAAGGATGGCAGAAGCCGGTTGCTTTAAAACCTTTAAAAAAGCTTACCTGCCAGCCCGTATTAAAGCAGTCTGAATACAAGCCATCTGAAAATGCTTTGGCTGCTGCTTGTATTACAGCCATAACAGATAAACTCATTGGACTGGAAAGTCGACTTAATGCATTGGATGCTAAAGTAGGTGATGGTGATACAGGTACCACTTTTGCGCATGGTGCTCATGCTATAGCACAACAGCTGACACAGCAGCAGTTGCCACTTAACGATTTGCCACAGTTATTACTGTGTATCGGTGAGCGACTTGCAGTAGTCATGGGGGGGTCAAGCGGGGTGCTGATGTCGATTTTCTTCACTGCTGCCGGACAGCATTTACAAAAGGGAAGTACGCTGATAGAAGCATTGTTAAACGGGCTGACACAGATGAAACATTATGGCGGTGCCGATTTAGGTGACCGTACTTTGATTGATGCTTTACAGCCGGCTTTGCAAAGCTGGCAACAACATGGTATTAAGGCTTCGGTACAGGCTGCTAGAGAGGGTGCTGATAAAACCGCAGATATGCATAAAGCCGGAGCTGGGCGTTCATCTTATGTTAACAAACAGAATCTAGTCAGTGTACCTGATCCGGGTGCAGTGGCTGTGGCAGAGGTGTTTACTGTATTGACTGAATTGGATAATAAATAG
- a CDS encoding phytanoyl-CoA dioxygenase family protein, producing the protein MNAQLAPLLPINTVAIQCTYFKKTAEKNWLVALHQDLSIPVRHHLSAKGFSGWSHKQNMLFVQPPIQYMEQLVAVRVHIDDCLHEHGPLKVVAGTHRDGKIAEADLPRIRDQIGEQECTVVKRDAVIMRPLIVHSSSKAIQTNGRRVLHFLFAPATLAETIPFEFCV; encoded by the coding sequence ATGAATGCTCAGCTTGCGCCTTTGCTGCCGATCAATACTGTAGCCATACAATGTACATATTTTAAAAAAACGGCTGAAAAAAACTGGTTGGTGGCTTTACATCAGGATTTAAGCATTCCTGTCAGACACCACTTATCCGCAAAAGGGTTTAGCGGCTGGTCTCACAAACAGAATATGCTGTTTGTACAACCGCCCATACAATATATGGAACAATTGGTCGCAGTGAGAGTACATATTGACGATTGCTTACATGAGCATGGGCCACTGAAAGTGGTTGCAGGTACACACCGTGATGGAAAAATAGCAGAAGCAGATTTGCCTCGGATTCGCGACCAAATAGGTGAGCAGGAATGTACAGTAGTGAAAAGAGATGCAGTAATCATGCGTCCACTTATCGTACATTCATCTTCTAAAGCAATCCAGACCAATGGAAGAAGGGTGTTACATTTTTTATTTGCGCCCGCCACACTGGCTGAAACCATTCCGTTTGAATTCTGTGTCTGA
- the argG gene encoding argininosuccinate synthase, translating into MSNHSTILQHLPVGEKVGIAFSGGLDTSTALLWMKLKGALPYAYTANLGQPDEDDYDAIPKKALEYGAEKARLIDCRTQLAHEGIAAIQSGAFHVHTGGMPYFNTTPLGRAVTGTMLVAAMKEDEVHIWGDGSTYKGNDIERFYRYGLLTNPALRIYKPWLDQQFIDELGGRHEMSEFLIAQGFNYKMSVEKAYSTDSNMLGATHEAKDLEMLNSSMKIVQPIMGVAFWDEQITIKPEEVCVRFAEGVPVALNGIEFNDPVALIMEANRIGGRHGLGMTDQIENRIIEAKSRGIYEAPAMALLHIAYERLLTGIHNEDTIEQYRINGLRLGRLLYQGRWFDSQALMLRETAQRWVAKAITGEVTLELRRGNDYSILNTESPNLTYQPERLSMEKVDSAAFSPADRIGQLTMRNLDIIDTRNKLGIYTQSGLLSVNQDALLPQLTDKKDTL; encoded by the coding sequence ATGAGTAATCACAGCACCATTTTGCAACACCTGCCCGTTGGCGAGAAAGTCGGTATCGCTTTTTCCGGCGGGCTGGATACTTCTACAGCTTTGCTGTGGATGAAACTGAAAGGCGCATTACCTTACGCCTATACAGCCAATCTAGGACAGCCGGACGAAGATGATTATGATGCCATTCCTAAAAAGGCACTAGAATATGGTGCAGAAAAGGCTCGCCTGATTGATTGCCGCACACAGCTGGCACATGAAGGAATCGCCGCTATTCAAAGCGGTGCCTTTCATGTTCACACCGGCGGTATGCCGTATTTCAACACCACACCATTAGGGCGTGCAGTGACCGGTACCATGCTGGTAGCGGCCATGAAAGAAGATGAAGTGCATATCTGGGGAGACGGTTCAACCTACAAAGGCAATGATATAGAACGTTTCTATCGCTACGGACTGTTAACCAATCCCGCTTTACGCATTTATAAACCGTGGCTAGATCAACAGTTTATAGACGAGCTGGGCGGACGACATGAAATGTCTGAATTTCTCATAGCTCAGGGCTTCAACTACAAAATGTCTGTAGAAAAAGCCTACTCCACTGATTCCAACATGCTGGGCGCAACCCATGAAGCCAAAGATCTGGAAATGCTCAACAGCAGCATGAAAATTGTGCAGCCCATTATGGGCGTAGCATTCTGGGATGAACAGATAACAATTAAACCTGAAGAAGTATGTGTTCGTTTCGCAGAAGGTGTACCAGTGGCATTGAATGGAATTGAGTTCAATGATCCTGTAGCACTGATTATGGAGGCCAATCGTATCGGTGGGCGCCATGGTCTCGGTATGACCGACCAGATTGAAAACCGCATCATAGAAGCCAAATCACGCGGCATCTACGAGGCACCGGCAATGGCTTTGCTGCACATTGCCTATGAACGCTTACTGACGGGTATTCACAACGAAGACACCATCGAACAATATCGTATCAATGGTCTGCGTTTAGGCAGATTACTGTATCAAGGGCGCTGGTTTGATTCACAAGCACTCATGCTGCGCGAAACAGCTCAGCGTTGGGTAGCCAAAGCCATTACTGGTGAAGTGACATTGGAACTGCGTCGCGGCAATGATTATTCCATACTCAATACTGAATCTCCGAACCTTACCTACCAGCCGGAACGGCTTAGCATGGAAAAAGTTGATAGTGCCGCTTTTTCTCCTGCCGACCGTATTGGCCAGCTCACTATGCGCAATCTGGATATTATTGATACACGCAATAAACTCGGTATTTATACACAAAGTGGGCTGTTATCAGTTAATCAAGATGCATTGCTGCCCCAATTAACCGATAAAAAAGACACGTTGTAA
- the ychF gene encoding redox-regulated ATPase YchF has protein sequence MSLKCGIVGLPNVGKSTLFNALTQSGIEAANYPFCTIEPNVGIVEVPDDRMAELSKIVNPKRTQPAIVEFVDIAGLVAGASKGEGLGNQFLANIRETDAIVNVVRCFDDDNIVHVAGKVDPISDIEVIGTELALADLASVEKTIVRESKRAKSGDKEAQKLVAVLERLQQHLLEGKPVRAAGLDQDELALIKPLCLLTVKPAMYVANVAEDGFENNPHLQRLQQLATEENAPVVVLCAAMESEIADLDEADKVEFLAEMGLKEPGLNRLIRAGYELLGLQTYFTAGVQEVRAWTIHKGDTAPQAAGVIHTDFERGFIRAQVIAYDDFIACGGEAKAKEAGKMRAEGKEYIVNDGDVIHFLFNV, from the coding sequence ATGAGTTTGAAATGTGGCATTGTGGGTCTGCCCAATGTAGGCAAATCCACCCTGTTTAACGCCCTTACCCAGTCTGGCATTGAAGCTGCTAACTATCCTTTCTGTACCATCGAACCGAATGTCGGCATCGTTGAAGTACCGGACGATCGTATGGCCGAACTGTCCAAAATTGTGAATCCGAAACGGACTCAGCCGGCTATTGTAGAATTTGTTGATATTGCGGGATTGGTAGCTGGAGCCAGCAAAGGTGAAGGGCTGGGTAATCAGTTTCTGGCCAATATTCGCGAAACCGACGCCATTGTGAACGTAGTGCGCTGCTTTGACGACGACAATATTGTGCATGTTGCCGGTAAGGTTGACCCGATTTCTGACATAGAAGTGATTGGTACGGAACTGGCACTGGCAGATCTGGCCAGTGTGGAAAAAACTATTGTTCGCGAAAGCAAACGTGCTAAATCCGGTGATAAAGAAGCACAGAAACTGGTAGCCGTCCTTGAACGTTTGCAGCAACACTTGCTAGAAGGCAAACCAGTACGCGCAGCCGGTCTGGATCAAGATGAATTAGCTCTGATTAAACCACTGTGCCTGCTCACGGTTAAGCCAGCCATGTATGTGGCCAATGTGGCCGAAGATGGCTTCGAAAACAATCCCCATCTACAGCGCCTGCAACAACTGGCCACTGAAGAAAATGCACCAGTTGTAGTTTTATGTGCAGCCATGGAAAGCGAAATAGCAGATTTGGATGAGGCTGATAAAGTAGAATTTTTAGCTGAAATGGGCTTAAAAGAACCAGGATTAAACCGCCTGATCCGCGCCGGTTATGAATTACTTGGCCTGCAAACTTATTTCACCGCCGGCGTTCAGGAAGTTAGAGCGTGGACAATCCATAAAGGCGATACAGCACCGCAGGCAGCCGGTGTAATCCATACAGATTTTGAACGCGGATTTATTCGTGCACAGGTCATTGCCTATGATGATTTTATTGCCTGTGGCGGCGAAGCTAAAGCCAAAGAAGCCGGTAAAATGCGTGCCGAAGGTAAAGAATATATTGTCAATGACGGCGATGTTATCCATTTCTTGTTCAACGTCTGA
- the rng gene encoding ribonuclease G encodes MHNSDISLPKDIQRPAEAVLVNITPKETRVAVMEESSLCEIHIERNCGHGLVGNIYKGIVRRVLPGMQSAFIDIGLERAAFLHIVDVLEQRQKPEQPLRIEHILHEGQNIVVQVIKDPINTKGARLSTQISLAGRFLVHLPQDQHIGISQRIEDEEERNQLRERLENLLPDGAGHGYIIRTSAENATDAELQSDINYLTKRWQNIQQLAKTSAPETLLYQDLPLSLRVLRDMYSDNIDKIIVDSRVNYELMCEFATNYSQGALDKLQLFQNDSPLFEAYNIEARITQALQPRVNLNFGGYIIIEPTEAMTTIDVNTGGFVGARNFEETIFKTNLEACHVIARELRLRNLGGIIIIDFIDMADEAHQQEILTELAQALAYDRTRVTLNGFTSLGLVELTRKRTRENLAQILCEPCPTCQGRGRLKTAQTICYEIQREIIRESRRVNAQEIRILAAPSVIDLFLDEEAQSLQCLSKFIGQPITLAVETTYNQEQYDIVLQ; translated from the coding sequence ATGCATAACAGCGACATATCGCTGCCGAAGGATATCCAGCGGCCGGCTGAAGCGGTATTGGTAAATATTACTCCGAAAGAAACCCGTGTAGCCGTTATGGAAGAAAGCAGCTTGTGTGAAATTCACATTGAGCGCAACTGTGGTCATGGCCTGGTTGGTAATATTTATAAAGGAATTGTGCGCCGCGTATTACCTGGCATGCAAAGTGCTTTTATTGACATTGGCCTTGAGCGAGCAGCTTTTCTGCATATTGTCGATGTACTGGAACAGCGCCAGAAACCTGAACAACCTTTACGCATCGAACATATTTTGCATGAAGGTCAGAATATAGTGGTACAGGTTATTAAAGACCCTATCAACACCAAAGGAGCACGCCTGTCCACACAGATATCATTAGCTGGACGCTTTCTTGTACACCTACCTCAGGATCAGCATATCGGTATTTCACAGCGCATTGAGGATGAAGAAGAACGTAATCAATTAAGAGAACGTTTGGAAAATTTGTTACCGGATGGTGCCGGTCATGGCTACATTATCCGTACTAGTGCAGAAAACGCTACTGATGCAGAATTGCAGTCTGATATCAATTATTTAACCAAACGCTGGCAAAATATTCAGCAACTGGCTAAAACCAGTGCGCCCGAAACATTGTTATATCAGGATCTGCCTTTGTCACTGCGTGTACTACGAGACATGTACAGCGACAATATTGATAAAATAATTGTTGACTCAAGAGTCAATTATGAGTTGATGTGTGAATTTGCTACCAATTATTCTCAAGGTGCACTGGATAAACTGCAATTATTCCAGAATGATAGCCCCTTGTTTGAAGCTTACAATATTGAAGCAAGAATCACACAGGCTTTGCAGCCACGCGTTAACCTTAACTTTGGTGGTTATATCATTATTGAGCCTACCGAAGCCATGACCACTATTGACGTAAATACCGGCGGATTTGTCGGTGCACGCAATTTTGAAGAAACTATCTTCAAAACCAATCTTGAAGCCTGCCATGTTATCGCACGCGAACTGAGATTGCGCAATCTAGGTGGCATCATTATCATAGACTTCATTGACATGGCTGATGAAGCACATCAGCAGGAAATTCTCACTGAGCTGGCACAGGCACTGGCGTACGACCGCACCCGTGTCACTCTGAATGGTTTTACCAGTCTGGGACTGGTAGAACTTACACGTAAGCGCACGCGTGAAAATCTGGCCCAAATCCTGTGTGAACCTTGTCCTACCTGTCAAGGGCGCGGCCGCCTTAAAACCGCACAAACTATTTGCTATGAAATTCAGAGGGAAATTATACGGGAATCCCGACGCGTGAATGCACAGGAGATACGTATACTGGCCGCTCCGAGTGTAATTGATTTGTTTCTAGATGAAGAAGCACAGTCATTGCAATGCTTAAGTAAATTCATCGGCCAACCGATTACGCTAGCTGTAGAGACCACATACAATCAGGAACAATATGATATTGTTCTGCAATAG